A window of the Flavobacterium sangjuense genome harbors these coding sequences:
- a CDS encoding ABC transporter ATP-binding protein: MIEVKNVEKSFGDTKVLKGVSTIFETGKTNLIIGQSGSGKTVLLKSLLGIHTPEKGTISFDGRIYSDLNPDEKRALRTEIGMVFQGSALFDSMTVEENVGFPLKMFTTKTAAEIKERVDFVIDRVDLKDAHHKKPSELSGGMQKRVAIARAIVNNPKYLFCDEPNSGLDPKTAIIIDNLIHEITVEYNITTVINTHDMNSVMEIGEKIIFLKKGILAWEGTKKDIFKTDNEAITDFVYSSNLFKKIRKAQNKEE, translated from the coding sequence ATGATAGAAGTAAAAAACGTAGAGAAATCTTTCGGAGATACTAAGGTTTTAAAAGGGGTTTCTACCATTTTTGAAACTGGTAAAACCAATTTGATTATTGGTCAAAGTGGTTCCGGAAAAACGGTTTTGCTCAAAAGTCTACTCGGAATTCATACACCCGAAAAAGGAACTATTTCATTTGACGGTAGAATTTATTCGGATTTAAATCCGGATGAAAAAAGAGCGTTACGCACCGAAATTGGGATGGTATTCCAGGGAAGTGCACTTTTTGACAGCATGACTGTGGAGGAAAATGTTGGGTTTCCGTTAAAAATGTTTACTACTAAAACCGCTGCCGAAATAAAAGAACGTGTCGATTTTGTAATTGACAGAGTTGATTTGAAAGACGCACATCATAAAAAACCTTCTGAGCTTTCGGGTGGAATGCAAAAGCGTGTAGCGATTGCCCGTGCGATTGTGAACAATCCGAAGTATCTTTTTTGTGACGAACCAAACTCAGGGCTCGATCCAAAAACAGCCATAATCATTGACAACCTGATACATGAGATTACTGTAGAGTACAATATCACAACAGTTATCAATACGCACGATATGAACTCGGTGATGGAAATTGGCGAAAAAATTATCTTTCTGAAAAAAGGAATTTTGGCTTGGGAAGGAACCAAAAAAGACATTTTCAAAACTGACAATGAAGCCATAACCGACTTTGTTTATTCGTCTAATCTTTTCAAGAAAATTAGAAAAGCACAGAATAAAGAAGAATAA
- a CDS encoding MlaE family ABC transporter permease → MMLIRYLSQIGRYFLMWKEIFNKPTKWSVMRTLIFKEIDDLIIDSLGIVCFISFFVGGVVSIQTALNLTNPLIPKYLIGFATRQSVILEFAPTFISIIMAGKMGSFITSSIGTMRVTEQIDALEVMGVNSLNYLVFPKIIALLLYPFVIGIAMFLGIFGGWIAAVYGGFASSNDFITGIQQEFIPFHIAYAFIKTFAFALILATIPSFHGYYMKGGALEVGKASTVSFVWTAVTIILVNYILTQLLLT, encoded by the coding sequence ATGATGCTAATTCGGTATTTATCGCAAATAGGAAGATACTTTCTGATGTGGAAAGAGATTTTCAACAAACCAACAAAATGGTCGGTCATGAGAACCTTAATCTTCAAAGAAATTGATGACTTAATCATTGACTCACTCGGAATTGTTTGCTTTATATCCTTCTTTGTTGGTGGCGTAGTTTCGATTCAGACTGCCTTAAACTTAACCAATCCGTTAATTCCAAAATACCTGATTGGTTTTGCTACAAGACAATCGGTAATCTTAGAATTTGCACCGACATTTATTTCGATAATCATGGCAGGAAAAATGGGTTCTTTTATTACGTCGAGTATAGGAACGATGCGTGTTACCGAGCAAATTGATGCTTTAGAAGTTATGGGTGTAAACTCTTTAAATTATTTGGTTTTCCCAAAAATAATTGCGCTGTTACTCTATCCTTTTGTCATTGGAATTGCTATGTTTTTAGGAATTTTTGGCGGTTGGATTGCGGCAGTTTATGGCGGATTCGCTTCGAGTAATGATTTTATCACCGGAATTCAACAGGAATTTATTCCTTTTCATATTGCATATGCCTTCATCAAAACCTTTGCTTTTGCTTTAATTCTGGCGACTATTCCATCATTTCATGGCTATTATATGAAAGGTGGCGCACTTGAAGTTGGAAAAGCTAGTACGGTTTCTTTTGTATGGACAGCGGTGACAATTATTTTGGTAAACTATATATTAACCCAATTACTTTTGACCTAA